Proteins co-encoded in one Streptomyces sp. SLBN-31 genomic window:
- a CDS encoding LLM class flavin-dependent oxidoreductase — MSDIALGVLDLVPIPSGSTAADALRNSIDLAQQAERLGYARYWFAEHHLNPGVAGTSPAVVLALTASATSTIRLGSGAVQLGHRTALSTVEEFGLLDALHPGRFDLGLGRSGGRPPGQSDAPPPTTTQVVDGRAPNGLLIPPPFSFAQLLGSPRIALQRRLLLLPGAESQDYTEQIDDILALLAGTYRSPEGVEAHVVPGEGADVEVWILGSSGGQSAAVAGRNGLRFAANYHVSPATVLEAVEGYRAYFQPSEVLNKPYVSVSADVVVADDDATARELATGYGPWVRSIRTAEGAIEFPTPQEARARTWTDEDRALVQDRLDTQFVGSPGRVADQLEQLQEATGADELLITTITHDHKDRVRSYELLAEEWRRRGHSSQSPS; from the coding sequence ATGTCTGACATCGCCCTCGGCGTCCTCGATCTGGTCCCCATCCCGTCCGGCTCGACGGCGGCCGATGCCCTGCGCAACTCGATCGACCTCGCGCAGCAGGCCGAGCGCCTGGGATACGCCCGTTACTGGTTCGCCGAGCACCACCTCAACCCGGGCGTGGCCGGAACCTCACCCGCCGTCGTCCTGGCCCTGACCGCTTCCGCCACCTCGACGATCCGGCTCGGTTCCGGAGCCGTACAACTCGGGCACCGCACCGCGCTGTCCACCGTGGAGGAGTTCGGCCTGCTCGACGCGCTGCACCCGGGCCGCTTCGATCTGGGCCTCGGCCGCTCCGGGGGCCGCCCGCCGGGGCAGTCGGACGCCCCGCCGCCCACGACGACCCAGGTCGTCGACGGCCGTGCCCCGAACGGCCTGCTGATCCCGCCTCCCTTCTCCTTCGCGCAGCTGCTCGGCTCTCCCCGCATCGCCCTGCAGCGCCGGCTCCTCCTCCTGCCGGGCGCCGAATCGCAGGACTACACCGAGCAGATCGACGACATCCTCGCCCTGCTCGCCGGCACCTACCGTTCCCCGGAGGGCGTCGAAGCGCACGTCGTGCCCGGAGAGGGCGCCGACGTCGAGGTGTGGATCCTGGGCAGCAGCGGCGGCCAGAGCGCCGCCGTGGCGGGCCGCAACGGCCTGCGGTTCGCGGCGAACTACCACGTCAGCCCCGCCACGGTCCTGGAGGCGGTGGAGGGCTACCGGGCCTACTTCCAGCCCTCCGAGGTCTTGAACAAGCCCTACGTCAGCGTTTCGGCCGACGTCGTCGTGGCCGACGACGACGCCACCGCCCGCGAACTCGCCACCGGCTACGGACCGTGGGTGCGCAGCATCCGCACCGCCGAGGGCGCCATCGAGTTCCCCACGCCGCAGGAAGCGCGCGCCCGCACCTGGACCGACGAGGACCGGGCCCTTGTCCAGGACCGGCTCGACACCCAGTTCGTCGGCTCGCCGGGCCGGGTCGCCGACCAGCTGGAACAGCTCCAGGAGGCCACGGGCGCGGACGAGTTGCTCATCACGACGATCACCCACGACCACAAGGACAGGGTCCGCTCGTACGAACTGCTCGCGGAGGAATGGCGCCGAAGGGGCCACTCGTCCCAGTCACCGAGCTGA
- a CDS encoding ABC transporter ATP-binding protein — MSTSSDTEPVLRTTTYLTRGTGLTLRAAILGRPDAPVLTGVDLDIAPGEILTVVGPSGCGKSTLLRTLAGLLPPLAGRIGQDGEPLAGPSAERALVFQEDALLPWRTLRANVELPLAVRRVPRSQRRVQAEQWLARVELADLAGQLPHRVSGGQRQRAQLARALAGAPRAVLMDEPFGALDAQTRSGMQDLLVEVLHGSGATVVFVTHDVDEALFLGDRVVLLGNGRLTAVRDVPRPRDRTAHDDPARVALRREVLSSLGT; from the coding sequence ATGAGCACCTCGTCTGACACGGAACCCGTACTCCGTACAACGACATACCTCACACGCGGCACCGGCCTCACCCTCCGCGCCGCCATCCTCGGCCGCCCCGACGCACCGGTCCTGACCGGAGTCGACCTGGACATCGCGCCCGGGGAGATCCTCACCGTCGTCGGCCCGTCCGGCTGCGGCAAGTCGACCCTGCTGCGCACCCTCGCCGGGCTGTTGCCCCCGCTCGCCGGGCGGATCGGCCAGGACGGTGAGCCCCTGGCCGGGCCGTCCGCCGAACGCGCCCTGGTCTTCCAGGAGGACGCCCTCCTGCCCTGGCGCACCCTGCGCGCCAACGTCGAACTCCCGCTGGCCGTCCGCCGCGTCCCCCGCTCGCAACGCCGCGTCCAGGCCGAGCAGTGGCTGGCTCGCGTCGAACTGGCCGACCTGGCGGGGCAGTTGCCGCACCGGGTCTCCGGCGGCCAGCGCCAGCGCGCCCAGTTGGCCCGCGCCCTCGCCGGGGCGCCGCGCGCCGTCCTCATGGACGAACCCTTCGGCGCCCTCGACGCCCAGACCCGTTCGGGCATGCAGGACCTGCTGGTGGAGGTGTTGCACGGCTCGGGCGCGACCGTCGTCTTCGTCACCCACGACGTGGACGAGGCCCTCTTCCTCGGCGATCGCGTGGTCCTCCTCGGAAACGGCCGGCTGACCGCCGTACGGGACGTACCTCGGCCACGCGATCGCACGGCCCACGACGATCCCGCGCGCGTGGCGCTGCGCCGCGAGGTCCTGTCCTCGCTCGGTACGTGA
- a CDS encoding fumarate reductase/succinate dehydrogenase flavoprotein subunit produces the protein MIRNVKGTLVDTLLQIPALSEAEEISCDVLVVGGGTAGTMAALTAAEHGANVLLLEKAHVRHSGALAMGMDGVNNAVVPGRAEPDDYVAEITRANDGVVDQSTVRQTATRGFAMVQRLESYGVKFEKDEHGEYAVRQVHRSGSYVLPMPEGKDVKKVLYRQLRRREMRERIRIENRVMPVRVLTAQGRAVGAAGFNTRTGAFVVVRAGAVILATGACGRLGLPASGYLYGTYENPTNAGDGYAMAYHAGAELTGIECFQINPLIKDYNGPACAYVANPFGGYQVNRHGERFVDSDYWSGQMMAEFAAEVASDRGPVYLKLSHLPEESVSALESILHSTERPTRGTFHAGRGHDYRTHDVEMHISEIGLCGGHSASGVRVDDHARTTVPRLYAAGDLACVPHNYMIGAFVFGDLAGVDASQYRSYEGELPQEQLREAHELVYRPLHNPDGPPQPQVEYKLRRFVNDYVAPPKSGARLSLALEAFERMRADIASMGARTPHELMRCAEVGFIRDCAEMAARASLARTESRWGLYHERIDHPRRDDTSWLHHLDLRKSPSGTMEFTLRPVAPYLVPVEEFSPVGGASRYLGEVHPEQVATAGAREAAPVAAGPRTGARPAQSVTPDPGEIASPRLLALLALAEEEPELSLLRPYLADPDPGVRRTAVSVLTETVPPGTGQALADALADPDAQVRSAAAASLRELVETLPPEPALRHALTRALTEADPVVRAAALDVLRALRLGDAGLFAESLADSDVAVRIEAVRALVSVDATEPLARAAYDPSREVRVTVAKALAGVGSSTIASSTLAALTEDTDPLVRGAAFGALASVDCPALLTARAVAALSDEAWQVRAGAATALSAADPATAVPALAKALADSNADVRKAAVLSLTRHLQAPEARAALATATTDSDADVRAYAARAS, from the coding sequence GTGATCCGCAACGTGAAAGGCACCCTGGTGGACACTCTCCTGCAGATTCCGGCCCTCAGCGAGGCGGAGGAGATCTCCTGCGACGTCCTGGTCGTCGGCGGCGGCACGGCCGGCACCATGGCGGCCCTGACCGCCGCCGAACACGGCGCGAACGTCCTGCTGTTGGAGAAGGCCCATGTACGGCACTCGGGCGCGCTCGCCATGGGCATGGACGGCGTCAACAACGCGGTCGTGCCCGGGCGCGCCGAGCCCGACGACTACGTCGCCGAGATCACGCGCGCCAATGACGGCGTCGTCGACCAGTCCACCGTCCGCCAGACCGCGACCCGCGGTTTCGCCATGGTGCAGCGCCTGGAGTCGTACGGCGTGAAGTTCGAGAAGGACGAGCACGGCGAGTACGCGGTCCGCCAGGTGCACCGGTCGGGGTCCTATGTGCTGCCCATGCCGGAGGGCAAGGACGTCAAGAAGGTCCTGTACCGGCAGCTGCGGCGGCGTGAGATGCGGGAGCGGATCCGTATCGAGAACCGGGTGATGCCGGTGCGGGTGCTCACCGCGCAGGGGCGGGCCGTGGGGGCGGCCGGCTTCAACACACGCACGGGCGCATTCGTGGTCGTGCGGGCGGGTGCGGTGATCCTGGCGACCGGTGCCTGCGGCCGCCTCGGCCTGCCCGCCTCCGGCTATCTGTACGGCACGTACGAGAACCCCACGAACGCGGGCGACGGCTATGCGATGGCGTACCACGCCGGCGCCGAGCTGACCGGCATCGAGTGCTTCCAGATCAACCCGCTCATCAAGGACTACAACGGCCCGGCCTGCGCCTACGTCGCCAACCCCTTCGGCGGCTACCAGGTCAATCGGCACGGCGAACGCTTCGTCGACTCCGACTACTGGTCCGGGCAGATGATGGCCGAGTTCGCGGCGGAGGTCGCCAGCGACCGCGGGCCTGTGTACCTCAAGCTGAGCCACCTGCCCGAGGAGTCGGTCTCGGCCCTGGAGTCGATCCTGCACTCCACGGAGCGGCCCACCCGCGGCACGTTCCACGCCGGCCGCGGCCACGACTACCGCACCCACGACGTCGAGATGCACATCTCCGAGATCGGCCTGTGCGGCGGCCACTCGGCCTCGGGGGTACGGGTCGACGACCACGCCCGTACGACCGTCCCACGCCTCTACGCGGCCGGCGACCTGGCCTGCGTGCCGCACAACTACATGATCGGCGCGTTCGTCTTCGGCGACCTCGCAGGCGTGGACGCGTCCCAATACCGGTCGTACGAGGGCGAGTTGCCGCAGGAGCAGCTGCGTGAGGCGCATGAACTGGTCTACCGCCCGCTGCACAACCCGGACGGGCCGCCGCAGCCCCAGGTCGAGTACAAGCTGCGCCGCTTCGTGAACGACTACGTGGCCCCTCCGAAGTCCGGTGCCCGTCTGTCGCTGGCCCTGGAGGCCTTCGAGCGGATGCGCGCCGACATCGCCTCGATGGGCGCCCGGACCCCGCACGAGTTGATGCGGTGTGCCGAAGTCGGCTTCATCCGCGACTGCGCGGAGATGGCGGCGCGGGCCTCGCTCGCCCGTACGGAGTCGCGTTGGGGCCTCTACCACGAGCGGATCGACCACCCGCGGCGCGACGACACGTCCTGGCTGCACCATCTCGATCTGCGCAAGTCCCCGTCCGGGACTATGGAGTTCACACTCCGTCCGGTGGCTCCCTACCTCGTTCCGGTCGAGGAGTTCAGCCCGGTCGGCGGTGCCTCCCGGTACCTCGGCGAGGTGCACCCCGAGCAGGTGGCCACGGCGGGGGCGCGGGAGGCGGCTCCGGTGGCCGCCGGCCCGAGGACCGGCGCGCGCCCCGCGCAGTCCGTGACACCCGACCCCGGCGAGATCGCCTCGCCCCGGCTCCTGGCCCTGCTGGCGCTCGCCGAGGAGGAACCCGAACTCTCGCTCCTGCGGCCCTATTTGGCCGACCCCGACCCGGGCGTACGACGCACGGCGGTCTCGGTCCTCACCGAGACCGTGCCGCCCGGCACCGGACAGGCGCTGGCGGACGCGCTCGCCGACCCCGACGCCCAGGTCCGGTCTGCCGCGGCGGCCTCCCTGCGCGAACTGGTCGAGACCCTGCCGCCCGAACCCGCCCTGCGCCATGCGCTCACCCGGGCGCTCACGGAGGCCGACCCCGTCGTCCGCGCCGCGGCCCTCGACGTCCTGCGGGCCCTGCGCCTGGGGGACGCCGGGCTGTTCGCCGAGTCCCTGGCCGACTCCGACGTAGCGGTGCGGATCGAGGCGGTGCGGGCGCTCGTGTCGGTCGACGCGACCGAGCCCTTGGCGCGTGCGGCGTACGACCCGTCCCGCGAGGTCCGCGTCACCGTGGCCAAGGCCCTGGCCGGCGTGGGCTCTTCGACCATCGCGTCCTCGACGTTGGCGGCGCTCACGGAGGACACCGACCCCCTGGTGCGCGGTGCCGCGTTCGGCGCGCTGGCCTCCGTGGACTGCCCGGCGCTCCTCACCGCCCGCGCGGTGGCCGCCCTGTCCGACGAGGCCTGGCAGGTTCGCGCCGGCGCCGCCACGGCCCTGTCCGCCGCCGACCCGGCCACCGCGGTCCCGGCGCTGGCGAAGGCGCTGGCCGACTCCAATGCCGACGTGCGCAAGGCCGCCGTACTGTCCCTGACCCGGCACCTGCAGGCCCCCGAGGCCCGGGCCGCGCTCGCCACGGCCACCACGGACTCGGACGCGGACGTCAGGGCCTACGCGGCACGCGCGTCGTGA
- a CDS encoding ABC transporter permease gives MTRYALRVAALAAALGLWQLLTSLDVDLWLRFSQFPTVTDVAHAFADRLSGPDYWTDLTDSLTRIVTGFVLAAVLGVAVGVLVARSPLAEDLLGPLLEVVRPIPAIALVPVAILLFPSNEQGIVFITFTAAFFPVLVSTRHAVRALTPVWEEAVLTMGGGRWRVLGSVVLPGALPGIFGGLSVGIGVSWICVISAEMISGQYGVGYRTWQDYTVVDYPGVFVGMVTIGVLGWLTSTAVELLGRRLTRWLPRTSHVAAARSTPSRPPAGPSPRQLPSDAKEARDEHLV, from the coding sequence GTGACCCGGTACGCGCTGCGGGTCGCCGCCCTCGCGGCCGCCCTCGGGCTCTGGCAGCTGTTGACCAGCCTGGACGTCGACCTGTGGCTGCGTTTCTCGCAGTTCCCCACGGTCACCGACGTGGCCCACGCCTTCGCCGACCGCCTCTCCGGGCCGGACTACTGGACGGACCTCACCGACAGCCTGACCCGCATCGTGACGGGCTTCGTGCTGGCGGCGGTGCTGGGCGTGGCGGTGGGCGTGCTCGTGGCGCGCTCCCCGCTCGCCGAAGACCTGCTCGGTCCGTTGTTGGAGGTCGTCCGCCCGATCCCGGCCATCGCCCTGGTCCCCGTCGCGATCCTCCTGTTCCCGTCCAACGAGCAGGGCATTGTCTTCATCACCTTCACCGCCGCCTTCTTCCCGGTCCTGGTCTCCACCCGGCATGCCGTGCGGGCGCTGACGCCGGTGTGGGAGGAGGCTGTGCTGACCATGGGCGGCGGCCGGTGGCGTGTCCTCGGCTCGGTCGTGCTGCCTGGTGCGCTGCCGGGTATCTTCGGCGGCCTGTCGGTCGGTATCGGCGTCTCGTGGATCTGCGTGATCTCCGCGGAGATGATCTCCGGACAGTACGGGGTCGGCTACCGCACCTGGCAGGACTACACGGTCGTCGACTACCCGGGCGTCTTCGTCGGCATGGTCACGATCGGCGTCCTCGGCTGGCTGACCTCCACGGCGGTGGAACTCCTGGGCCGGCGGCTGACCCGCTGGCTGCCGCGTACTTCGCATGTCGCGGCCGCCCGGTCGACGCCCTCACGCCCGCCCGCCGGTCCGTCCCCCCGCCAACTGCCCTCCGACGCAAAGGAGGCACGCGATGAGCACCTCGTCTGA
- the ssuE gene encoding NADPH-dependent FMN reductase: MATILSVSGSPSATSRTGRLLRHLDQRLAAQGHEVVPLDVRTLPPEALLHADFGHPAIARAAALFEQAEGVVIGTPVYKAAYSGLLKALLDLLPQYALVGKTVLPLATGGSTAHVLAIDYALRPVLASMGPAHITPGWFTLDKDITVGDDGTLTVAPGSAEALLQVTDQFSAALGGRTTLLAAAG, translated from the coding sequence ATGGCCACCATCCTGTCCGTCTCCGGCAGCCCCTCCGCGACCTCCCGCACCGGACGGCTGCTTCGCCACCTCGACCAGCGGCTCGCCGCCCAGGGGCACGAGGTGGTTCCGCTGGACGTGCGCACGCTCCCACCGGAGGCCCTGCTGCACGCCGACTTCGGCCATCCCGCGATAGCCCGGGCCGCGGCCCTGTTCGAGCAGGCGGAGGGCGTCGTGATCGGCACCCCCGTCTACAAGGCCGCCTACTCCGGGCTGCTGAAGGCGCTGCTGGACCTGCTGCCGCAGTACGCGCTGGTGGGCAAGACCGTCCTGCCGCTGGCCACCGGTGGCAGCACGGCCCATGTCCTGGCCATCGACTACGCCCTGCGCCCGGTCCTCGCCTCCATGGGCCCCGCCCACATCACCCCGGGCTGGTTCACCCTCGACAAGGACATCACGGTGGGCGACGACGGCACGCTGACCGTCGCGCCGGGCTCGGCCGAGGCGCTGCTCCAGGTCACCGACCAGTTCTCGGCCGCGCTGGGCGGTCGTACGACGTTGCTGGCGGCCGCCGGATGA
- a CDS encoding LLM class flavin-dependent oxidoreductase: protein MSGATALGGDAESLHGPARSLTFHWFLPTNGDSRHVVGGGHGTPATASGRDRPPTVAYLSRIAGAAEDLGFVGVLTPTGAWCEDAWLTTAMVSRHTERLKFLVAFRPGFVSPTLAAQMASTFQRQSGGRLLLNVVTGGESHEQRAYGDFLDKEARYRRTGEFLRIVRELWEGKTVNLHGGHLRAEDARLARVPDPVPEVYFGGSSPIAGEVAARHADVYLTWGEPPAQVAEKISWVRGLAAAEGRTLRFGIRLHVISRDTSEQAWAEADRLLAGFDPETVKAVQAGLARSESEGQRRMLALHGGGNREGLEIHPNLWAGIGLVRGGAGTALVGSHDEVAERIKEYHALGIDEFVLSGYPHLEEAYRFGEGVLPRLAAQGLWRHPSDRHRAPAAQVPFA, encoded by the coding sequence ATGAGTGGCGCGACGGCACTGGGGGGCGATGCCGAGTCCCTGCACGGCCCGGCGCGATCCCTCACCTTTCACTGGTTCCTGCCCACCAACGGCGACAGCCGCCATGTCGTCGGCGGCGGTCACGGCACCCCCGCCACCGCTTCCGGACGGGACCGGCCGCCGACGGTCGCCTACCTCAGCCGGATCGCCGGCGCCGCGGAGGATCTGGGCTTCGTCGGCGTGCTCACCCCGACCGGCGCCTGGTGCGAGGACGCGTGGCTGACCACCGCGATGGTCAGCCGGCACACCGAGCGACTGAAGTTCCTGGTCGCCTTCCGCCCCGGCTTCGTCTCGCCCACGCTGGCCGCCCAGATGGCCTCCACCTTCCAGCGGCAGAGCGGCGGACGGCTGCTGCTGAACGTCGTCACCGGTGGCGAGAGCCATGAGCAACGGGCCTACGGCGACTTCCTCGACAAGGAGGCGCGGTACCGCCGTACCGGCGAATTCCTCCGCATCGTACGGGAGTTGTGGGAGGGCAAGACCGTCAACCTGCACGGTGGGCATCTCCGGGCCGAGGACGCCAGGCTGGCGCGGGTGCCCGACCCGGTTCCGGAGGTGTACTTCGGCGGGTCCTCGCCGATCGCCGGTGAGGTCGCCGCGCGGCACGCCGACGTCTACCTCACCTGGGGCGAGCCGCCCGCCCAGGTAGCCGAGAAGATCTCCTGGGTGAGGGGACTGGCCGCCGCGGAGGGCCGCACCCTGCGCTTCGGTATCCGGCTGCACGTCATCAGCCGCGACACCTCCGAGCAGGCGTGGGCGGAGGCCGACCGGCTCCTCGCCGGCTTCGACCCGGAGACCGTGAAAGCCGTGCAGGCCGGACTCGCCCGCAGCGAGTCCGAGGGACAGCGGCGCATGCTGGCTCTGCACGGCGGCGGCAACCGGGAGGGCCTCGAGATCCACCCCAACCTGTGGGCGGGCATCGGCCTGGTGCGCGGCGGCGCGGGCACCGCCCTGGTGGGCAGCCACGACGAGGTCGCCGAGCGGATCAAGGAGTACCACGCCCTGGGTATCGACGAGTTCGTGCTCTCCGGCTACCCACACCTGGAGGAGGCGTACCGGTTCGGCGAAGGCGTGCTGCCGAGGCTCGCCGCGCAGGGCCTGTGGCGGCATCCCTCCGACCGGCATCGCGCCCCAGCCGCGCAGGTGCCGTTCGCCTGA
- a CDS encoding acyl-CoA dehydrogenase family protein has translation MPSHPAPPSWRTACGVVRTVAAADGAIGHLLGSHYFLSFSARFFARPGQVARIQRESAAGQWCWGGGIAGNEPPLMLIPTADGHLLDGYQRFPTGVGIADRLLVRAFRSGTGEPLAVLVDPTRPGVVTGSGGDTFGQRLAGGGSVEFDSVPVAADDVLGSLSPDDGVLSPFACLAAPTARLVSAQFCLGVAEGMLDEVREYGRVVKSPWQPFSAQPWPDSPPQDPHALVAYGELAVAARAASALADQAVEALLRGLGQGEALDDEECAEITVLASAAEAAASRAVQEITTRALDTIGAPAASSRPGFDRFWRNARTHTLREPLSHTLREVGDYFLNGTHPPFTLPA, from the coding sequence GTGCCCTCACACCCCGCACCTCCAAGCTGGCGCACGGCCTGCGGGGTCGTACGGACGGTCGCCGCGGCCGACGGCGCCATCGGCCACCTGCTCGGCAGCCACTACTTCCTCTCCTTCAGCGCCCGGTTCTTCGCCCGACCCGGCCAAGTCGCCCGTATCCAGCGGGAGTCGGCGGCCGGGCAGTGGTGCTGGGGAGGCGGCATCGCCGGTAACGAACCCCCGCTCATGCTGATCCCCACGGCGGACGGCCATCTGCTGGACGGCTACCAGCGGTTCCCCACCGGAGTCGGCATCGCCGACCGCCTGCTGGTCCGCGCCTTCAGATCCGGCACCGGCGAGCCGCTGGCCGTCCTCGTCGACCCCACCCGCCCGGGCGTCGTGACCGGAAGCGGCGGCGACACCTTCGGCCAGCGGCTGGCCGGCGGCGGGAGCGTGGAGTTCGACTCCGTGCCGGTCGCGGCGGACGACGTACTCGGTTCCCTGTCGCCGGACGACGGCGTCCTGTCACCCTTCGCCTGCCTGGCCGCCCCGACCGCACGCCTGGTCTCCGCCCAGTTCTGTCTCGGCGTCGCCGAGGGCATGCTCGACGAGGTCCGCGAGTACGGCCGGGTCGTGAAGTCCCCCTGGCAGCCCTTCTCCGCACAGCCCTGGCCCGACAGCCCACCACAGGACCCGCACGCACTGGTCGCGTACGGCGAACTCGCCGTCGCCGCACGGGCCGCGTCCGCCCTCGCCGACCAAGCGGTGGAGGCCCTGCTTCGCGGCCTCGGCCAGGGTGAGGCCCTCGACGACGAGGAGTGCGCGGAGATCACCGTCCTCGCGAGCGCGGCCGAGGCCGCCGCCTCCCGCGCCGTGCAGGAGATCACCACCCGCGCCCTGGACACCATCGGCGCCCCCGCCGCCTCCTCCCGCCCAGGATTCGACCGCTTCTGGCGCAACGCCCGAACCCACACCCTCCGCGAGCCCCTCTCCCACACTCTCCGCGAGGTCGGCGACTACTTCCTCAACGGCACACACCCACCCTTCACGCTTCCGGCGTGA
- a CDS encoding cytidine deaminase — protein sequence MTTQTQQVDNELIQAAAQVARTRCRGDNHTMAAAGRARDGRIVTAVNAYHFTGGPCAELVLIGTAAAQGVYELDTIVAVGDRDRGVVPPCGRCRQVLLDYFPALKVIVGAGDRTRTVLISDLLPESYVWADHQLEAD from the coding sequence ATGACCACGCAGACCCAACAGGTCGACAACGAGCTGATCCAGGCCGCGGCCCAGGTCGCGCGCACACGGTGTCGGGGGGACAACCACACCATGGCGGCCGCTGGCCGCGCCCGCGACGGCCGGATCGTCACCGCCGTCAACGCCTACCACTTCACCGGCGGCCCGTGCGCGGAGTTGGTCCTCATCGGCACGGCAGCGGCCCAGGGGGTCTACGAGCTGGACACCATCGTCGCCGTCGGCGACCGCGATCGCGGGGTCGTACCGCCGTGCGGCCGGTGCCGTCAGGTGCTGCTCGACTACTTCCCCGCCCTGAAGGTCATCGTCGGCGCGGGCGACCGCACCCGCACCGTCCTCATCTCCGACCTGCTGCCCGAGAGTTACGTCTGGGCCGACCACCAGCTCGAGGCCGACTGA
- a CDS encoding ABC transporter substrate-binding protein, producing MKNKAVGAAVVVLLAPLTACGGTAAAGGDGSTVTVTVGYQSKTINTVTAGTLLRSLGYFEKQLNSLGDGRTYKVDWQDYATGAPITAQMTAGKIDIGSMGDFPLLINAARGKQLNRPTRLVSVTGYNLRGGLNTIVTAPGSKLTSLEDLKGKKVSTSIGSAADGTLVRALQRAGIDPDRGVQKLNQQPAVGASALSAGSVDALSQFVAWPGLLAHQGKAKALYDGALLNLPTFHGVTAREDFAKHDPAVLEAFLKAQAQATDYLHAHPVTAAEKVAKATGLPAEVVYLYNGAHGISTFDPSIKPQLVAALKRDVPVLKAAKLTGDVDVDSFVDDRYVKKALGASYGKDLAATPPPAASEAWPKGAGQTIAFKSPARLLSYVSAHRDGIRAAYVPDATTGTLWFADKAVWVADGGRLLPFVAPATAHSYVLAHADARVITYAAALERAS from the coding sequence ATGAAGAACAAAGCAGTCGGCGCCGCCGTCGTCGTACTCCTCGCACCGCTCACGGCATGCGGTGGCACCGCCGCGGCCGGAGGTGACGGATCCACCGTCACGGTGACCGTCGGCTACCAGTCCAAGACCATCAACACGGTCACCGCGGGAACCCTGCTGCGCTCGCTCGGTTACTTCGAGAAGCAGCTCAACTCCCTGGGTGACGGCCGCACTTACAAGGTCGACTGGCAGGACTACGCCACCGGCGCCCCCATCACCGCCCAGATGACCGCCGGGAAAATCGACATCGGCTCGATGGGCGACTTCCCGCTGCTCATCAACGCCGCCCGGGGCAAGCAGCTGAACCGCCCCACCCGCCTGGTCTCCGTCACCGGCTACAACCTGCGCGGCGGCTTGAACACCATCGTCACCGCTCCCGGCTCCAAGTTGACCTCCCTCGAGGACCTGAAGGGCAAGAAGGTGTCCACGAGCATCGGCTCCGCCGCCGACGGCACGCTCGTACGGGCCCTGCAGCGGGCCGGCATCGACCCGGACAGGGGCGTGCAGAAGCTCAACCAGCAACCCGCCGTGGGCGCGTCCGCCTTGAGCGCCGGCAGCGTCGACGCGCTGTCGCAGTTCGTCGCCTGGCCCGGGCTGCTCGCCCACCAGGGCAAGGCCAAGGCCCTGTACGACGGCGCCCTGCTGAACCTGCCCACCTTCCACGGAGTCACCGCCCGCGAGGACTTCGCCAAACACGACCCGGCCGTTCTGGAGGCCTTCCTCAAGGCCCAGGCACAGGCCACCGACTACCTCCACGCCCACCCCGTGACCGCTGCGGAGAAGGTGGCGAAGGCCACCGGCCTGCCCGCCGAGGTCGTCTACCTCTACAACGGCGCCCACGGCATCTCCACCTTCGACCCGTCCATCAAGCCTCAGCTCGTCGCCGCGCTGAAGCGGGACGTGCCGGTCCTGAAGGCGGCGAAGCTGACCGGTGACGTGGACGTGGACTCCTTCGTCGACGACCGGTACGTGAAGAAGGCCCTGGGAGCGTCGTACGGCAAGGACCTCGCCGCCACTCCCCCGCCCGCCGCGAGCGAGGCATGGCCGAAGGGCGCCGGGCAGACCATTGCCTTCAAGTCCCCCGCGCGGCTTCTGAGTTACGTGTCCGCACACCGTGACGGCATCCGCGCCGCCTATGTCCCCGACGCCACCACCGGCACCCTGTGGTTCGCGGACAAGGCGGTCTGGGTGGCCGACGGCGGCCGGCTGCTGCCCTTCGTCGCCCCGGCGACCGCACACAGCTACGTCCTCGCCCACGCCGACGCCCGCGTCATCACCTACGCCGCCGCCCTGGAGCGTGCCTCGTGA